In Bacillus cytotoxicus NVH 391-98, the following are encoded in one genomic region:
- the entFM gene encoding enterotoxin EntFM, with protein sequence MKKVIAGLAAASVAGVAVPGMDSAHAQVTSDALKEINGQTQQQTTKTNNVSETPSELKYTVTADVLNVRSGAGTEHNIISKVTEGQVLQVTGEENGWFKVNVNGKAGYVSGDFVTTGGTKGTAVQQGTGNYTVNVSSLNVRTGPSTSHTVLGSVHKGKVVQVVGEVQDWFKVNYNGGTGYISKDFVTKGGTAVSSQTEKPAANNSVALQTGGAYVVNTGALKVRTGPATYNAVIGGVTRGQVLQVTGVENGWYKINHNGRTGYVSADYVKFVKGGAANTNTGASQETTQTQKSAAPTGNTSSVAAFARSLNGSPYRTAGTTPAGFDCSGFIYYVLKQTGHSGPRQTVAGYWSSKTKTSNPQPGDLVYFANTYKAGPSHMGVYLGNGQFISAETDETGVRISSVNNSYWSKHLLGYTKA encoded by the coding sequence ATGAAGAAAGTAATTGCAGGTTTGGCAGCAGCATCCGTAGCTGGTGTAGCAGTTCCTGGAATGGACTCTGCTCATGCACAAGTTACATCTGATGCGTTAAAGGAAATCAATGGACAAACTCAACAACAAACAACTAAAACAAACAACGTATCTGAAACACCTTCTGAACTAAAATATACAGTAACAGCTGATGTATTGAATGTTCGTTCAGGGGCTGGTACAGAACATAACATTATTTCTAAAGTAACAGAAGGTCAAGTATTACAAGTAACTGGTGAAGAAAACGGTTGGTTTAAAGTAAATGTAAATGGTAAAGCAGGCTATGTAAGTGGCGATTTTGTAACAACTGGTGGAACAAAAGGTACTGCTGTTCAACAAGGAACAGGCAACTACACAGTGAATGTATCTTCACTTAATGTACGTACAGGCCCAAGTACATCTCATACTGTTTTAGGTTCTGTACATAAAGGAAAAGTGGTACAAGTTGTAGGGGAAGTACAAGATTGGTTTAAGGTTAACTACAATGGTGGAACTGGATACATAAGTAAAGACTTCGTAACAAAAGGTGGGACAGCTGTATCTAGCCAAACAGAGAAACCAGCTGCAAACAATAGTGTGGCACTTCAAACTGGTGGAGCATATGTAGTAAATACAGGCGCTTTAAAAGTACGTACAGGTCCTGCTACATATAATGCTGTTATTGGTGGTGTAACAAGAGGTCAAGTGCTACAAGTAACTGGTGTAGAAAATGGTTGGTATAAAATAAATCATAACGGAAGAACAGGGTATGTAAGTGCAGACTATGTGAAATTCGTAAAAGGTGGAGCCGCGAATACAAATACAGGTGCAAGTCAAGAAACAACTCAAACACAAAAATCGGCTGCACCAACAGGTAATACATCATCAGTTGCCGCATTTGCAAGATCTTTAAATGGCTCTCCATATAGAACAGCTGGTACAACACCTGCTGGGTTTGACTGCAGTGGCTTTATTTACTATGTATTAAAACAAACAGGGCATAGCGGCCCTCGTCAAACAGTTGCAGGTTACTGGAGCTCTAAGACAAAAACAAGTAATCCACAACCAGGCGATTTAGTATACTTTGCCAATACTTATAAGGCTGGTCCTTCACACATGGGTGTTTATTTAGGAAACGGTCAATTCATTAGTGCAGAAACTGATGAAACTGGTGTAAGAATTAGTTCAGTAAATAACTCTTACTGGAGTAAGCATCTATTAGGGTATACAAAAGCATAA